The genome window CGATGATTTTGCATTCCTGGCGCAAGGTACACTGTACACGGACATCGTGGAAAGTGGCACAGCGACTGCACAGACGATCAAATCCCACCACAACGTGGGCGGTCTGCCTGAGGACATGAACTTCAAACTCATCGAGCCACTGAGCACGTTGTTCAAGGATGAAGTACGTAAAGTCGGTACCGAGTGTGGCCTGCCGGACGAAATTGTACACCGTCAGCCATTCCCTGGTCCGGGTCTTGCGATCCGTGTTCTGGGTGAGGTTACTGAAGAGAAACTCAAAATTGTTCGTGATTCGGACTACATCCTGCGCGAAGAGATTGCCAAAGCCGGCCTCGACCGCGAAATCTGGCAGTACTTCACAGCCCTGCCGAACATGAAGAGTGTCGGCGTTATGGGTGATGCTCGTACGTATTCCTACACTGTAGGTATCCGTGCCGTAACATCCATTGACGGTATGACTGCGGACTGGGCACGTATCCCTTGGGATGTGCTGGAGAAAATCTCCGTACGGATCGTTAACGAAGTGGATAACGTCAACCGTATCGTTTATGATGTAACATCCAAACCACCTGCAACGATCGAGTGGGAATAGGATATACGCCTTAACAATAGATTGAAAAAAGACTCTCTTTTATCTGCGGTGTTTAGCAAATAGAAGGGAGTCTTTTTTATTGCGTACCGTACCGTATGAGTAAACATTAATCCAGGCGCTGTTCCTTATTAATAATCTCTAGAATTTCATCCCATTTTAAAGTTCATTTCATGATTCTTTCAGGTCCAGGCTGTACAATAAGGATATACTAAGAGCTAATATGGCTACTGAAAGGAGATTGAATGTATGCGTAAAACCGACTATATGAGCAAATGGAAAATGGGCATTGGAAGTGCATTTCTGATGGTGATGTTGGCAGGGTGCGGTTCAGGTATGCAAGACCTGGCTTCCGGTTCAGGAGACTTTCCACTTGTGAACTTAGAGGCAGCGGATGCTTCTTCCGATCAGACCAGAAACCCGGACTTAACAACGAACACGAATCAGGAACAACAAGAGGGACAGGATGCTCCACAGACAGAGATTTAACTAACATAGGACTGATCCGGTAAAAAAAGCTCCGGAACATGTCGCCAATTGCTCCATATACCTAATTAACATTGACTATTCACCTGATTGCCAAAACGCATCAGAAACATAAGCTGGCCAGATTAGAGCGCTTTTCGCCCTTTGATCAGGCTAGCTTTTTTATGTTAAACTGCTGAACTTTCTAGTCTGACAGAATGAACATATTCCCTAGAGATTTCACCGAAAAAAGCGCATACAATTGGGTTGTAAACCGCTGAACTGGTTCAATCTGTTAAATAATACGAACGATATTATAGGATATCGATATTAACATTCGTTTTTATGATTGACAAAAACATATTGCCCTCCTAAAATAGTGATGGGAAACAAACAAATAGCGCATACTAATTCGTATAATCTCGGGAATTGGCCTGAGAGTCTCTACGAGATCACCCTAATGATCTGGCTACGAAGAGGAGAAGGCTGAGCACAGGAATTCTACATGATTGCGGGACATCACGCACATTAGAATTTTTTTTGTTCTTAGTAAATGGCATCGTGCCGCTCCTTGTCAGCTGAACCCTGGGTGAAGAATATTCATCAGGGTCATTTGTCGTTTTTCAATATGGCTTCAACATCTCTAAGGGGGAGTTAGTGAATTATGGATCGTTTTTTTAAATTAAAAGAAAACGGAACAAATGTTAGAACGGAGATTGTTGCGGGTCTTACTACCTTTATGACAATGGCTTACATTCTTTTCGTAAATACGTTGTTCTTGGGACAGGCCGGAGCGGGTATGTCGGATAATGCAGTATTCTTTGCAACAGCCGTCGGTGCCGGATTAATGACTATTATTATGGGATTGTTCGTGAATATTCCAATCGCGCTTGCACCAGGTATGGGATTGAATGCGTACTTCATGACTGTTGTTCTAAGTTCGAACGGGGCGATTACTTGGCAGGCTGCTCTCGGAGCGGTATTCCTTTCCGGTATCGTGTTCATTATTTTGACCGTGACAAAGATTCGGCAAATGCTGCTTGTGGCAGTTCCGCAGTCGATCAAAATGGCCATTACGGTGGGTATCGGTCTCTTTATTACCATCATCGGTTTCAAACTTGCTAATCTCGTGGCGGTAACCGTTAATGTCGCACCAGACGCAGACCTGAGTCAGCCGATTCCGGGTAGCAGTTTTAACCTGTCATTGGGCAACTTTGTAACACATCACGATGCATTGCTGGCTCTGATTGGTTTGCTCCTGATTGCTATACTGATGGTTATGCGTGTCAAAGGCGCTCTGCTGATCGGGATCGTAGTAACAACGCTGATTGGTATTCCAATGGGTGTTACGAATCTGAGTGGTCTTTCAGGCGCAAGCTGGTTGCCTAACTTCAGCGATCTGGCAGTTGGACAACTGGATTTGAAAGGTGCTATCAGTCTCGGATTGTTCGAGATCATCTTCATCTTCACCTTCGTTGAATTGTTCGACACGTTCGGTACGATGGTTGGTACGGCAACACGTATGGGGATTATGAAGGACAAGAAAAAAGGCGAGAAAACGATCGGTAAAGCGATGCTCGTCGATGCAGTTGGTGTCAGTGCAGGTGCTGCACTGGGTACAAGTACAATTACGGCATACGTTGAAAGTGCTTCAGGCGTTGAGGCGGGTGGACGTACAGGACTGACTTCGGTAACGACAGGTTTGTTGTTCATTTTGGCCCTGTTTATCGCTCCGCTTGCGCTGGTTGTTCCATCCGCTGCGACAGCTCCGGCATTGATCATCGTGGGTGTGCTTATGATGAGTCAAGTACGTAGCATCGAGTGGGATGATTTCCTGCAAGCTTTCCCAGCGTTCCTTACCATTGTATTGATGCCTTTCACAGGCGGAATTGCAAACGGGATCTCCGCAGGTATCGTATCTTATGTGATTCTGGCGGTGTTCAGTAACTTGGTTACAGAGCGTAAAGTTAAAATTCACTGGCTCATGTGGATCTTGGCAATCATTGTAGTCTGCCGATACGTATTTATTGGCGGGGAGTAAGCATACAATAGTTGTGAGGAAGAATACTGTATTAAGTATGTAGTCTTATATATGAAAGAAAAGCGGAAGCCACGGGATCTAAACCCGGAGCTTTCGCTTTTTTTGTTTTCTTTTCTTGAGTAAAATGAATTTCAAAATTGTTTTCCTTCTATAATAGAAGGAATGAGTATAATGCTCTATGATCTGTTGATTAATTATCCAATGAGATCATACAGTTAGCATGTTTCTATAAGTATGAAGATTCTATACTATTCTTTCTTTTAAAATGAAGGATAATAGTGAAGTGAACTTCTCGTGATCTGAATGTCATTAGCGCAATTGTGGTAGCGTGTATAGAAAAGGAGTTTTCTCTACAATAGGATTGGTTAATCGTACGGGGGGGGGATTCATACGTATCATACGTCCGACACTGAGGAAATGCTTGTTAAAGGACTATGGATAATATATTTGAAGAAACTAATCTTATTCGAAAAAAAAGACTTGCATCCGATAACTGTACATGGTATATTCTAATTCCGGCCAAGAAAACACGAGATACACGGTGCGGCAAGCGAATGAAATGAGCTTCGAAAGAAACTTAAAAAAAGAGCTTGCAAAGTTGGTTCGGACATGATATTATATAAGAGTTGCTGAAGAGAACGACATTCGGTAACGAAACAAGTTTGATCTTTGAAAACTGAACAACGAGTGAGTAAACATTCTGCTTGCAGAATGAACGCGAAAGTTTGAAACAAGCCTTGGCTTGAATCGACTGGAGCACAAATGAGATGTTTAATCTCGTCAGATTCAAAATGAGCTTATCGCTCTTTTCAATACTTTATTGGAGAGTTTGATCCTGGCTCAGGACGAACGCTGGCGGCATGCCTAATACATGCAAGTCGAGCGGAGTTGATAAGAAGCTTGCTTCTTTGATGCTTAGCGGCGGACGGGTGAGTAACACGTAGGCAACCTGCCCTCAAGTTTGGGACAACTACCGGAAACGGTAGCTAATACCGAATAATTGTTTTCTTCGCCTGAAGGAAACTGGAAAGACGGAGCAATCTGTCACTTGGGGATGGGCCTGCGGCGCATTAGCTAGTTGGTGGGGTAACGGCTCACCAAGGCGACGATGCGTAGCCGACCTGAGAGGGTGATCGGCCACACTGGGACTGAGACACGGCCCAGACTCCTACGGGAGGCAGCAGTAGGGAATCTTCCGCAATGGGCGAAAGCCTGACGGAGCAATGCCGCGTGAGTGATGAAGGTTTTCGGATCGTAAAGCTCTGTTGCCAGGGAAGAACGCTTGGGAGAGTAACTGCTCTCAAGGTGACGGTACCTGAGAAGAAAGCCCCGGCTAACTACGTGCCAGCAGCCGCGGTAATACGTAGGGGGCAAGCGTTGTCCGGAATTATTGGGCGTAAAGCGCGCGCAGGCGGTCATTTAAGTCTGGTGTTTAATCCCGGGGCTCAACCCCGGATCGCACTGGAAACTGGGTGACTTGAGTGCAGAAGAGGAGAGTGGAATTCCACGTGTAGCGGTGAAATGCGTAGATATGTGGAGGAACACCAGTGGCGAAGGCGACTCTCTGGGCTGTAACTGACGCTGAGGCGCGAAAGCGTGGGGAGCAAACAGGATTAGATACCCTGGTAGTCCACGCCGTAAACGATGAGTGCTAGGTGTTAGGGGTTTCGATACCCTTGGTGCCGAAGTTAACACATTAAGCACTCCGCCTGGGGAGTACGGTCGCAAGACTGAAACTCAAAGGAATTGACGGGGACCCGCACAAGCAGTGGAGTATGTGGTTTAATTCGAAGCAACGCGAAGAACCTTACCAGGTCTTGACATCCCTCTGATCGATGCAGAGATGTATCTTTCCTTCGGGACAGAGGAGACAGGTGGTGCATGGTTGTCGTCAGCTCGTGTCGTGAGATGTTGGGTTAAGTCCCGCAACGAGCGCAACCCTTGATCTTAGTTGCCAGCACTTCGGGTGGGCACTCTAAGGTGACTGCCGGTGACAAACCGGAGGAAGGTGGGGATGACGTCAAATCATCATGCCCCTTATGACCTGGGCTACACACGTACTACAATGGCCGGTACAACGGGCTGTGAAGCCGCGAGGTGGAACGAATCCTAAAAAGCCGGTCTCAGTTCGGATTGCAGGCTGCAACTCGCCTGCATGAAGTCGGAATTGCT of Paenibacillus sp. FSL R5-0517 contains these proteins:
- a CDS encoding NCS2 family permease gives rise to the protein MDRFFKLKENGTNVRTEIVAGLTTFMTMAYILFVNTLFLGQAGAGMSDNAVFFATAVGAGLMTIIMGLFVNIPIALAPGMGLNAYFMTVVLSSNGAITWQAALGAVFLSGIVFIILTVTKIRQMLLVAVPQSIKMAITVGIGLFITIIGFKLANLVAVTVNVAPDADLSQPIPGSSFNLSLGNFVTHHDALLALIGLLLIAILMVMRVKGALLIGIVVTTLIGIPMGVTNLSGLSGASWLPNFSDLAVGQLDLKGAISLGLFEIIFIFTFVELFDTFGTMVGTATRMGIMKDKKKGEKTIGKAMLVDAVGVSAGAALGTSTITAYVESASGVEAGGRTGLTSVTTGLLFILALFIAPLALVVPSAATAPALIIVGVLMMSQVRSIEWDDFLQAFPAFLTIVLMPFTGGIANGISAGIVSYVILAVFSNLVTERKVKIHWLMWILAIIVVCRYVFIGGE